A section of the Marinoscillum sp. 108 genome encodes:
- the groES gene encoding co-chaperone GroES — MSKVNFKPLADRVLVEPAAAEEKTASGIIIPDTAKEKPQRGEIVAIGTGKKDEPINVKVGDQVLYGKYSGTEISIDGKEYLIMKESDIYGIV; from the coding sequence ATGTCAAAAGTTAATTTCAAACCACTAGCCGATAGGGTTCTTGTGGAGCCAGCGGCCGCAGAAGAAAAAACTGCATCAGGGATCATCATTCCTGACACGGCAAAAGAGAAGCCTCAAAGAGGTGAAATCGTAGCGATTGGTACTGGTAAGAAAGACGAGCCTATCAATGTAAAAGTAGGTGACCAGGTTTTGTATGGTAAATACTCTGGTACGGAAATCTCCATTGACGGTAAAGAGTATTTGATCATGAAAGAAAGCGATATCTACGGTATCGTATAA
- a CDS encoding gamma carbonic anhydrase family protein yields the protein MALIKSVRGYTPEIGKECWLAENATIVGEVIMGAQCTVWFNAVIRGDVNYIKIGDRTNIQDNVTIHGTFEKAPTNIGSDVSIGHNAIVHGCTVQDQVLIGMGAMVMDGAVIKTGAIVAAGAVVLEGTIVEENSIYAGVPARKVKDVEGKNREMLLRIAGNYIKYANWFKNE from the coding sequence ATGGCTTTGATAAAATCTGTACGTGGTTATACTCCTGAAATAGGGAAGGAATGCTGGCTCGCCGAAAATGCAACCATCGTGGGTGAAGTGATCATGGGAGCGCAATGTACAGTATGGTTTAATGCAGTCATCCGTGGGGATGTTAACTACATCAAAATAGGAGATCGTACCAATATTCAGGATAATGTCACGATTCATGGTACTTTTGAAAAAGCGCCTACCAATATTGGGAGTGACGTGTCCATTGGGCACAATGCCATCGTGCATGGGTGTACTGTTCAGGATCAGGTACTTATTGGGATGGGCGCTATGGTAATGGATGGAGCGGTGATTAAGACAGGAGCCATCGTGGCAGCCGGAGCGGTGGTGCTGGAAGGCACTATTGTGGAAGAGAACAGTATCTATGCCGGAGTGCCAGCCAGAAAGGTAAAGGATGTGGAAGGTAAAAATCGGGAAATGCTGCTGAGGATTGCCGGTAATTATATCAAATATGCAAACTGGTTCAAAAATGAATAA
- a CDS encoding type IX secretion system membrane protein PorP/SprF, with protein MKKYIAGILFILSGVIASAQMRALTSTYPFNGLLINPAYAGSLNVFSVIAVHREQWINVEGAPVYQALTAHSSFNSNRIGVGLQATRDQVGITESVSVYGSYAYKIKMSFGILAMGLQGGFDSRASDFSKLSVFDEDDQLLSGTVNRFTPNFGTGLYFANPHMYVGFSVPYILENRTLVIDESDAVAADSRESRYYYATGGVILPLTESIKLSPSILLRGQEQNRFAYDITAMVIFDNIAYAGISYRNSNDITFIGQLILNENFRVGYAYDATTSEITTETSGSHEILVNYRIKLRNYKKDPQCPVYF; from the coding sequence ATGAAAAAATACATAGCAGGCATTTTGTTCATATTGAGTGGGGTCATAGCATCTGCCCAGATGCGGGCCCTCACCTCTACTTACCCTTTTAATGGTTTATTGATCAACCCTGCTTATGCAGGCAGTCTCAATGTTTTTTCAGTCATAGCTGTACATCGAGAACAGTGGATCAACGTGGAGGGTGCACCGGTCTATCAGGCGCTTACGGCCCACTCCTCTTTCAATTCGAACAGAATTGGCGTGGGATTGCAAGCCACACGTGATCAGGTAGGTATTACGGAAAGTGTATCCGTGTATGGCAGCTATGCTTACAAAATCAAAATGAGTTTCGGGATTTTGGCCATGGGCCTGCAGGGAGGCTTTGACAGCCGGGCCTCTGATTTCAGTAAACTCTCTGTCTTTGATGAAGATGACCAGTTGCTCTCTGGTACTGTAAACCGCTTTACTCCAAATTTTGGGACCGGACTGTACTTTGCTAATCCGCATATGTACGTGGGATTCTCTGTACCCTATATTCTGGAAAACAGAACACTGGTGATTGATGAGAGTGATGCCGTAGCCGCCGATTCCAGAGAAAGCAGATATTATTACGCCACTGGTGGGGTGATCCTTCCTTTGACCGAATCTATTAAGCTATCTCCTTCCATCCTTTTGAGAGGACAGGAACAAAACAGATTTGCCTATGACATAACGGCAATGGTTATTTTTGACAATATCGCCTATGCCGGAATTAGTTACAGAAACTCTAATGACATCACCTTCATCGGTCAGTTAATTCTTAATGAAAACTTCCGTGTAGGGTATGCCTATGATGCTACCACCAGTGAGATCACTACAGAAACCAGCGGGTCACACGAGATTTTGGTCAACTACCGAATCAAACTAAGGAATTACAAAAAGGATCCTCAGTGTCCGGTTTATTTCTAG
- the miaB gene encoding tRNA (N6-isopentenyl adenosine(37)-C2)-methylthiotransferase MiaB produces the protein MTQLIEDLEILDQSNDVQEEHCEVKVSKESNNQTAKKLYIESYGCQMNFSDSEIVTSILQKEGFDTTASFEAADVILLNTCSIREKAEQTIRKRLTQFNKIKLERPEITIGVLGCMAERLKSNLLEEEKIVDLVVGPDAYRDLPNLVRQAEEGQKGVNTFLSREETYADISPVRLNSNGVTAFISIMRGCDNMCSFCVVPFTRGRERSRDPHSIISEAQDLFSKGYREVTLLGQNVDSYKWSPEENNKARLEKQEVNQVVNFANLLEMVAQVHPELRVRFSTSHPKDITDEVLHTMKRYENICKYIHLPAQSGNSRVLELMNRTYDREWYINRVDAIREILGDDCGISSDMITGFCTETEAEHQDSLSLMEYVQYDFSYMFFYSERPGTLAAKKYKDDIPLEVKKRRLQEVIDTQRGLSLARNQRDIGKTFMVLVEGFSKRSNDDLQGRNTANKVVIFKNNGAKKGEYVQVKVYDCTAATLFGEVIA, from the coding sequence ATGACTCAGTTGATAGAGGACCTGGAAATTTTGGACCAAAGCAATGATGTGCAGGAAGAGCACTGTGAGGTAAAAGTTTCGAAAGAAAGTAATAATCAAACAGCCAAAAAACTTTACATAGAAAGCTACGGCTGTCAGATGAATTTCTCTGATAGCGAGATCGTTACATCTATACTCCAAAAAGAGGGATTCGACACCACCGCTTCATTTGAAGCTGCAGATGTGATTCTCCTGAATACCTGCTCTATTCGTGAAAAAGCGGAGCAAACCATCAGAAAAAGGCTTACCCAGTTTAATAAAATCAAGCTTGAGCGGCCAGAAATCACCATAGGTGTACTGGGCTGTATGGCCGAGCGCCTCAAAAGCAATCTACTGGAAGAGGAGAAAATTGTTGACCTGGTGGTAGGCCCGGATGCCTATAGAGATTTGCCTAACCTTGTAAGACAGGCCGAGGAAGGTCAAAAAGGCGTAAACACCTTCCTTTCTCGTGAAGAGACCTATGCAGATATCTCTCCGGTAAGGCTCAACTCCAATGGAGTGACTGCTTTCATCTCCATTATGCGTGGCTGTGACAACATGTGCTCCTTTTGCGTGGTGCCCTTCACCAGGGGTCGGGAGCGCTCAAGAGACCCTCATTCCATCATCAGCGAAGCCCAGGATCTTTTTAGCAAAGGGTACCGCGAAGTGACCCTCCTGGGGCAAAATGTGGACTCTTATAAGTGGTCACCGGAAGAAAACAACAAAGCCCGACTGGAAAAGCAAGAGGTAAATCAAGTCGTCAATTTTGCTAATTTGCTGGAAATGGTGGCGCAGGTACACCCTGAGCTGAGGGTGAGATTCTCCACATCGCACCCCAAAGACATCACCGACGAGGTGCTTCATACAATGAAGCGCTATGAGAACATCTGCAAGTACATTCACCTACCGGCACAGAGCGGCAACTCACGGGTACTGGAACTTATGAACAGAACCTACGATCGGGAATGGTACATCAACCGAGTGGATGCGATTCGTGAGATCCTTGGAGATGATTGTGGCATCAGCTCTGACATGATCACCGGATTTTGTACCGAAACAGAGGCCGAGCACCAGGACTCACTTTCTCTCATGGAGTATGTGCAGTACGACTTCTCGTACATGTTTTTCTACTCTGAGCGACCAGGAACACTAGCGGCCAAAAAATACAAAGATGACATTCCATTGGAAGTCAAAAAAAGAAGGCTTCAGGAAGTCATAGACACCCAGCGCGGGCTCTCGCTGGCCAGAAACCAGCGAGATATCGGGAAAACTTTCATGGTGTTGGTTGAAGGGTTTAGCAAGAGATCTAATGACGATCTGCAAGGCAGAAACACTGCCAACAAGGTGGTCATTTTCAAAAACAATGGAGCTAAAAAAGGCGAATACGTTCAGGTGAAAGTGTATGACTGCACTGCAGCTACACTATTCGGGGAGGTGATAGCATAA
- the secG gene encoding preprotein translocase subunit SecG: protein MYALIISIIILVAFLLILVVLAQNPKGGGLSSQFGGAGTQQIMGVKKTGDILEKLTWGLAIAMLVLTLSTNFFVEDNTQTLTSPNIESAQESVLPTQNIQSIEQPSGDLGLEEDSVN from the coding sequence ATGTACGCCCTTATCATTAGCATTATCATCCTTGTAGCATTTTTGTTGATTCTTGTTGTTTTGGCCCAAAACCCTAAAGGGGGTGGACTTTCTAGCCAATTTGGCGGGGCTGGCACACAGCAGATCATGGGTGTGAAGAAAACGGGTGATATCCTGGAAAAACTTACCTGGGGTTTGGCTATAGCCATGCTTGTGCTCACACTTTCCACCAATTTCTTTGTGGAAGATAACACCCAGACACTCACTTCTCCTAACATTGAAAGTGCCCAGGAGTCAGTGCTTCCTACTCAGAACATCCAGTCAATAGAGCAGCCTTCAGGAGACCTTGGTCTTGAAGAAGATTCTGTTAATTAA
- a CDS encoding phage holin family protein has product MNFIVRLLLSALAVIIVSHLLPGVYVEGFLAAVILALVLSLLNLTIKPILILLTIPLTVFTLGLFLLVINALIILIADAIIPGFEVAGFWWALLFSLLLSLTNALLTDLSGAKRNN; this is encoded by the coding sequence ATGAACTTTATTGTCCGATTACTTTTATCAGCATTGGCCGTTATTATCGTGTCGCATTTGCTTCCCGGTGTTTATGTGGAGGGATTTTTGGCCGCTGTAATACTGGCCCTGGTGCTGTCTCTACTGAACCTTACCATCAAGCCAATTCTCATTTTGCTGACCATTCCGCTGACGGTTTTCACCTTGGGATTATTTCTCCTGGTAATCAACGCCTTAATTATCTTAATAGCTGATGCTATTATTCCCGGATTTGAGGTGGCCGGTTTTTGGTGGGCACTGCTTTTTAGCTTGCTGCTTTCCTTGACCAATGCCCTTCTCACGGATCTCAGTGGAGCTAAGAGGAATAACTAA
- a CDS encoding sigma-54-dependent Fis family transcriptional regulator: MDYKTSSEVQAVKQRFEIIGNSPKLNNAIRIAMQVAPTDMSVLISGESGAGKESFSKIIHSLSHRKHGQFIAINCGAIPEGTIDSELFGHEKGAFTGAHESRKGYFEVTNGGTIFLDEIGELPVSTQARLLRVLENGEFIKVGSSKVLKTDVRVIAATNVDLNAAIEKNKFREDLYYRLNTVPIQVPALRERGEDVLLLFRKFASDFSETYRTKPAYLTEGAQEMLLKFRFPGNIRQLKNLVEQMSVLEMEREIDADTLLKYLPKTTSYLPALIGKTENSENFSERDLLYKVLFDMKKDMSEMKSLIHEILSEDGSRSEILSQHERLFNDVEAYNRPERNEDYDHPPIKPIMLESTREQNTRDRIVEDEYDIEDITHETDDGDSLSLEKKEKEMIIMALKKNNNKRKYAAKDLGISERTLYRKIKQYEIDSI; encoded by the coding sequence ATGGATTACAAAACAAGTTCGGAAGTACAGGCTGTCAAGCAGCGTTTTGAGATCATTGGTAACTCGCCAAAACTCAACAATGCTATCAGAATAGCCATGCAGGTAGCGCCTACTGACATGAGTGTGCTGATCTCCGGAGAAAGTGGTGCGGGCAAAGAGTCCTTTTCCAAGATCATTCACAGTCTTTCTCATCGCAAGCATGGACAGTTTATTGCCATCAACTGCGGAGCCATTCCTGAAGGAACCATCGACTCGGAACTTTTCGGCCATGAAAAAGGAGCTTTTACAGGGGCGCACGAATCCAGAAAAGGATATTTTGAAGTCACCAATGGGGGCACCATCTTCCTGGATGAAATCGGGGAACTGCCGGTAAGTACCCAAGCGAGGTTACTCAGGGTCCTGGAAAATGGTGAGTTTATCAAAGTAGGTTCATCCAAGGTTTTGAAGACAGACGTGCGGGTGATCGCCGCGACCAATGTGGACCTGAATGCCGCCATTGAGAAAAATAAGTTCAGAGAAGACCTCTACTACCGCCTCAATACGGTACCTATACAGGTACCAGCTCTCAGAGAACGTGGTGAGGATGTCCTTTTACTTTTCAGGAAGTTTGCCTCGGATTTTTCCGAGACCTACAGAACCAAACCTGCCTACCTCACTGAAGGTGCGCAGGAAATGCTCCTGAAGTTCAGATTTCCCGGCAATATACGTCAGCTTAAAAACCTGGTGGAACAAATGAGCGTGCTAGAGATGGAACGTGAAATTGATGCTGACACACTTCTGAAATACCTTCCTAAAACCACCTCCTACCTCCCTGCCCTTATTGGGAAAACGGAGAATTCAGAGAACTTCTCAGAGCGTGATCTACTCTACAAAGTTCTTTTCGATATGAAAAAAGACATGTCCGAGATGAAATCGCTGATCCATGAGATTTTGTCTGAGGACGGCTCCCGAAGTGAAATTTTGTCCCAACATGAGCGTTTGTTCAATGATGTGGAGGCCTATAACAGACCCGAACGCAATGAAGACTATGATCACCCACCTATCAAGCCGATCATGCTGGAGTCTACCAGGGAGCAAAACACCCGTGACCGGATTGTTGAGGACGAATATGACATAGAAGACATCACACATGAAACCGACGATGGTGATTCTCTTTCCCTTGAAAAGAAGGAGAAGGAAATGATCATTATGGCATTGAAAAAGAACAATAATAAAAGAAAGTATGCAGCCAAAGATCTGGGGATTTCTGAAAGAACGCTTTATAGAAAAATCAAGCAATATGAGATTGATAGCATTTAG
- the lptE gene encoding LPS assembly lipoprotein LptE, whose amino-acid sequence MRLIAFSALLGSLVILSGCGVYSFTGASISPTVKTISIQTFFNNATLGPSNMSVLFTESIKDYYQQNTSLSLVDDNGDLQIDGYIADYTITPVSATASGNNDQADFASMSRITITVFASYINTQDDEFDFERKFSFFKDFDNSQDISSEEQILVEEIFDQIILDIFNASVANW is encoded by the coding sequence ATGAGATTGATAGCATTTAGTGCCCTGCTTGGTTCACTTGTTATTCTCTCCGGTTGTGGGGTGTATAGTTTCACAGGAGCTTCTATCTCTCCTACTGTGAAAACCATCTCCATTCAAACCTTTTTCAATAACGCCACTCTTGGTCCTTCCAACATGAGTGTCCTTTTCACCGAAAGCATCAAGGATTACTATCAGCAGAATACCAGCTTGTCTCTGGTGGATGACAATGGTGATCTGCAAATAGATGGTTATATCGCTGATTATACCATTACACCTGTATCGGCCACCGCTTCTGGAAACAACGATCAGGCTGACTTTGCCAGCATGTCAAGAATCACCATCACTGTCTTTGCCAGCTATATCAATACGCAGGATGACGAGTTTGATTTTGAGCGAAAATTCTCCTTTTTCAAAGATTTTGACAACTCTCAGGACATTTCATCCGAAGAGCAAATCCTTGTAGAGGAGATATTTGACCAAATAATCCTCGATATATTCAATGCCTCTGTGGCAAATTGGTAA
- a CDS encoding peptide MFS transporter — translation MSSESTFFGHPRGLATLFFTEMWERFSYYGMRAILILFMTTETAQQGLGLDVETSAAVYGLYTAAVYLLSLPGGWLADNVFGQQKSIWYGGILIMVGHLILAIPGSQEIFFIGLGFVAMGTGFLKPNISSIVGDLYGDDKGAKRDAGFSIFYMGINLGSLLGQTVVSFLGEKVDWHMGFGAAAVGMFLGLIQYKLTLGTLKGIGMKPEKKVKLPGEKSGATFTYALTAGAILLIFVMQYLGIVDVTTARGIAESVGVLIVVVTLAYFANIFISGGLDMAERKQVFVIFLLFIGASVFWAGFEQAGSTLNLFARDYTDRMIFGYELPAGILQNFNPFFIIILSPVFGAIWIRLAAKQMNPSTPIKFGFGLIMMAVGFLVMYFAAVIVVQGTKAGMGWLIVTYLFHTTGELTLSPVGLSATTKLAPRKYYSQMMGIWFVATALGNLIAGLFAGGFDPNDASQVPGLFMSVVLLGVGSGIMFLIFSGFMRRWMGNVR, via the coding sequence ATGAGTTCTGAAAGCACGTTTTTTGGCCACCCCAGGGGACTAGCCACCCTGTTTTTTACGGAAATGTGGGAAAGGTTTAGCTATTATGGTATGCGGGCCATTCTTATCCTTTTTATGACCACAGAAACGGCCCAGCAGGGGCTGGGTTTGGATGTGGAGACTTCTGCGGCAGTTTATGGTTTGTATACTGCGGCAGTTTACCTCCTCTCTCTACCCGGTGGATGGCTGGCTGATAATGTTTTCGGCCAACAAAAATCTATTTGGTACGGTGGTATTCTAATCATGGTTGGTCACTTGATTCTGGCCATACCCGGTTCGCAGGAGATTTTCTTTATCGGCCTGGGCTTTGTGGCGATGGGTACGGGTTTCCTCAAGCCAAACATAAGCTCCATTGTGGGGGATCTCTATGGCGATGACAAAGGAGCGAAGCGTGATGCTGGATTTTCAATTTTCTATATGGGCATCAATCTGGGGTCTCTTTTGGGGCAAACGGTCGTGAGCTTTTTAGGAGAGAAGGTAGACTGGCATATGGGTTTTGGAGCTGCAGCGGTTGGGATGTTTCTCGGACTGATCCAGTATAAACTCACCCTGGGTACCCTCAAGGGCATAGGCATGAAGCCCGAGAAGAAAGTGAAGCTACCGGGAGAGAAAAGTGGAGCCACGTTCACCTATGCGCTGACAGCAGGTGCTATATTGTTAATATTCGTAATGCAATATTTGGGTATTGTGGACGTGACCACCGCGCGTGGGATAGCAGAGAGTGTGGGAGTCCTCATAGTGGTCGTGACCCTGGCTTATTTTGCCAATATATTTATCTCAGGAGGGCTGGATATGGCAGAGCGCAAGCAGGTTTTTGTGATCTTTCTCTTGTTTATTGGTGCTTCGGTATTTTGGGCGGGCTTTGAGCAGGCTGGATCCACCCTCAATCTGTTTGCCAGAGATTACACTGACCGGATGATTTTTGGGTATGAACTACCCGCAGGTATTCTTCAGAATTTTAATCCTTTTTTCATTATTATACTTTCTCCTGTGTTTGGAGCGATCTGGATTCGGCTGGCAGCCAAGCAAATGAATCCAAGTACCCCGATCAAGTTTGGTTTTGGACTGATCATGATGGCAGTGGGCTTCTTGGTTATGTATTTCGCCGCTGTAATCGTGGTGCAAGGTACCAAAGCAGGCATGGGCTGGTTGATCGTGACTTACCTTTTTCATACTACAGGCGAGTTGACCTTGAGTCCTGTTGGTTTGAGTGCCACCACTAAGCTGGCTCCTCGAAAATATTATAGCCAGATGATGGGTATATGGTTTGTAGCCACGGCCCTCGGTAACCTTATTGCGGGACTTTTTGCCGGTGGATTTGACCCTAATGACGCCTCTCAGGTGCCGGGACTGTTCATGTCAGTAGTCCTCCTGGGAGTGGGTAGTGGTATCATGTTCCTGATCTTCTCCGGATTTATGAGAAGGTGGATGGGCAATGTGAGGTAA
- a CDS encoding DinB family protein, protein MNKIGKPKPEEYANFYRGYIELVGDQDVIEYLSDQSDSFSTYLEKIPKEKMSFAYHEGKWTVAQVLGHIIDTERVMAYRILRFSRQDKTPIPGFDQNTYVENSFFEARSITSLRAELMGLRAANIELIKSLTEEQTKYTGQSNEVIFSVRALVYILGGHLAHHWNILKERYEV, encoded by the coding sequence ATGAATAAGATAGGTAAACCCAAACCTGAAGAGTACGCCAACTTCTACCGAGGATATATTGAATTGGTGGGAGATCAAGATGTAATAGAATATTTGTCAGATCAGTCAGACTCCTTCTCCACGTATCTCGAAAAGATACCCAAGGAGAAAATGAGCTTTGCTTACCATGAAGGGAAATGGACCGTGGCTCAGGTATTGGGTCATATAATAGATACGGAGCGGGTAATGGCTTATCGGATTCTTCGGTTTTCCAGACAGGATAAGACCCCCATTCCTGGGTTTGACCAAAATACTTATGTGGAAAATTCGTTTTTCGAAGCGAGGAGTATCACATCCCTGAGGGCAGAGTTGATGGGACTCAGGGCAGCAAACATCGAATTAATCAAATCACTAACCGAAGAGCAAACAAAGTACACGGGGCAATCCAACGAAGTGATTTTCTCAGTAAGAGCTTTGGTATATATTCTCGGAGGCCACCTGGCGCATCATTGGAATATTCTAAAGGAGCGATACGAGGTATAG
- the groL gene encoding chaperonin GroEL (60 kDa chaperone family; promotes refolding of misfolded polypeptides especially under stressful conditions; forms two stacked rings of heptamers to form a barrel-shaped 14mer; ends can be capped by GroES; misfolded proteins enter the barrel where they are refolded when GroES binds), whose protein sequence is MAKDIFFNTEARDSIKRGVDILADAVKVTLGPKGRNVILDKKFGAPTVTKDGVSVAKEIELKNPIENMGAQLVKEVASKTADDAGDGTTTATVLTQAIFGHGIKNVAAGANPMDLKRGIDKAVAKVIENLRAQSKDISTSEEISQVASVSANNDAEIGKMIADAMEKVGKDGVITVEEAKGTETEVKTVEGMQFDRGYLSPYFVTNTEKMEAELENPYILIYDKKVSSMKELLPILEATAQTGRPLLIIAEDVEGEALATLVVNKIRGSLKIAAVKAPGFGDRRKAMLEDIAVLTGGTLISEERGYKLENATLDYLGTAEKISIDKDNTIIVNGAGKTEDIAARVNQIKSQIENTTSDYDKEKLQERLAKLSGGVAILYIGAATEVEMKEKKDRVDDALHATRAAVQEGIVAGGGVALIRALKAIEGLELENIDQTTGVKIIYNAIQAPLRTIVNNAGGEASVVVNAVKEGKDDYGFNAATGEYVNMFKAGIIDPTKVTRLALENAASIAALLLTTECVVADHPEEEAAGGGMPGGMPGGMGGMGGMM, encoded by the coding sequence ATGGCTAAAGATATTTTCTTCAACACAGAAGCGAGAGATAGCATCAAGAGAGGTGTTGACATCCTTGCCGATGCAGTAAAAGTAACCCTTGGACCAAAGGGCCGAAATGTAATTCTTGACAAAAAATTTGGCGCCCCTACAGTCACTAAAGATGGTGTGTCGGTTGCCAAAGAAATTGAGCTGAAAAACCCAATCGAAAACATGGGTGCTCAATTGGTAAAGGAAGTAGCTTCAAAAACCGCAGATGATGCTGGTGACGGTACTACTACTGCTACGGTATTGACTCAGGCTATATTTGGACATGGTATCAAAAACGTAGCCGCTGGTGCTAACCCAATGGACCTCAAAAGAGGAATTGACAAAGCGGTGGCTAAAGTAATCGAAAACCTGAGAGCTCAGTCTAAGGACATCAGCACTTCAGAGGAGATTTCTCAAGTGGCTTCAGTATCCGCCAATAACGACGCTGAGATCGGTAAAATGATCGCTGACGCCATGGAAAAAGTGGGTAAAGATGGTGTGATCACTGTAGAGGAAGCCAAAGGAACAGAGACTGAAGTAAAAACTGTAGAAGGTATGCAGTTTGACAGAGGTTACCTTTCTCCTTACTTTGTGACCAACACAGAGAAGATGGAAGCTGAGTTGGAAAACCCATACATCCTTATCTATGATAAGAAAGTTTCCAGCATGAAAGAACTCCTTCCTATCCTTGAGGCAACTGCTCAGACAGGAAGACCTTTGTTGATCATTGCCGAAGATGTGGAAGGCGAAGCCCTTGCTACTTTGGTGGTCAACAAAATCCGTGGTTCATTGAAAATTGCTGCTGTAAAAGCTCCAGGTTTCGGTGACAGAAGAAAAGCAATGCTTGAGGATATCGCAGTGCTGACAGGTGGTACTCTCATCTCAGAAGAGAGAGGTTACAAGCTGGAAAATGCTACTTTGGATTACCTGGGTACCGCAGAGAAAATCAGCATCGATAAGGACAACACCATCATCGTAAATGGTGCTGGTAAAACAGAAGATATCGCTGCGAGAGTCAACCAGATCAAATCTCAAATCGAAAACACTACTTCTGATTACGACAAGGAAAAACTACAGGAAAGACTTGCTAAGCTTTCTGGTGGTGTAGCCATCCTCTACATAGGAGCTGCTACTGAAGTAGAGATGAAGGAGAAAAAAGACCGTGTGGACGATGCTCTTCACGCTACCAGAGCCGCCGTACAGGAAGGTATCGTAGCTGGAGGTGGTGTGGCCCTCATCAGAGCGCTTAAAGCCATCGAAGGTCTTGAATTGGAGAATATCGACCAGACTACTGGTGTGAAAATCATATACAATGCCATTCAGGCGCCGCTTAGAACCATCGTGAACAACGCTGGCGGAGAAGCTTCTGTGGTAGTGAATGCCGTGAAAGAAGGCAAAGACGATTACGGCTTCAATGCTGCTACAGGTGAATATGTGAACATGTTCAAAGCTGGTATCATTGACCCTACCAAAGTAACTCGTTTGGCTTTGGAGAACGCTGCGTCTATCGCTGCACTCCTATTGACTACAGAGTGTGTGGTAGCTGATCATCCAGAAGAAGAAGCTGCTGGTGGTGGAATGCCAGGCGGAATGCCAGGTGGCATGGGCGGAATGGGTGGAATGATGTAA
- a CDS encoding YceI family protein, giving the protein MIGLFTLTLISSCSTPTEKNLEAGAEQEVMSVSEKAAWIDIDTTSSVVTWIGSKPKGQHNGIIPFTTGQLAVLNNEIVGGKFEMAVRRLQVMDLMKDPARSKKLKDHLMSEDFFEADSFPTASFEIVEVTPFDSTALPKDTQEFESEYTPATLSSFMVANPTHLITGNLTLRGATRSITFPADISFNPESIRAEAKFNIDRTDWNLSYSDEASVIDKAKDRFIYNTVNVGLNLEVTR; this is encoded by the coding sequence ATGATTGGTCTATTCACGCTGACCTTGATCTCCTCATGCTCTACTCCTACCGAAAAAAACCTGGAAGCCGGGGCAGAGCAAGAGGTCATGTCTGTATCAGAAAAAGCTGCATGGATCGATATTGATACAACTTCGTCTGTGGTCACATGGATCGGAAGCAAGCCTAAAGGTCAACACAATGGAATCATTCCCTTCACTACCGGTCAACTTGCTGTACTCAACAATGAAATTGTTGGTGGAAAATTCGAAATGGCTGTTCGAAGACTACAAGTGATGGATCTCATGAAAGATCCTGCAAGGAGTAAGAAGCTAAAAGACCACTTGATGTCAGAGGATTTTTTTGAGGCAGACAGTTTCCCCACTGCTTCCTTTGAGATTGTAGAAGTAACTCCTTTCGATTCAACAGCGCTGCCAAAAGACACCCAGGAATTCGAATCTGAGTACACACCGGCCACACTGAGTTCATTCATGGTTGCCAACCCTACACATCTGATCACCGGCAACCTGACCCTGAGAGGCGCTACCAGAAGTATAACTTTCCCAGCCGATATAAGCTTCAATCCAGAATCTATCCGTGCAGAAGCCAAATTCAACATCGATCGGACAGATTGGAACCTCTCCTACAGTGATGAAGCCAGTGTGATCGACAAAGCCAAGGATCGGTTCATTTATAACACGGTGAATGTGGGACTAAACCTGGAAGTGACGAGATAA